One Pyrus communis chromosome 4, drPyrComm1.1, whole genome shotgun sequence genomic region harbors:
- the LOC137731345 gene encoding plastoglobulin-1, chloroplastic-like: MALTLIFTSNSSLLSKTLVNSPSSFPTLNSQSLSLLSPNPKPKLPSLRLRSSLSDDTPADGDRPTNITDEWGEKTDPEPEPLSKISESDPPQNEDEWGGGGDEVVEVGNGSAAKSEVVIEEKVDTKLTELKRGLVDTVYGTEFGFRAGSEVRAEVMEFVSQLEAANPNPAPTENLGLLDGNWVLLYTASSELLPLLATGSTPFLKVNKITQAINTSSLTILNSTTLSNPFASFSFSASASFEVRSPLRIQVEFKEGSFQPPEIKSSIDLPQEVDVFGQKVNLSPVQQTLSPLQDAVAGISRTISGQPPLKVSIPGERTKSWLVITYLDEDLRISRGDGGLFVLAREGSVLLYQ, encoded by the exons atggctCTCACTCTGATCTTCACCTCAaactcctctctcctctccaaAACCCTCGTCAATTCCCCATCCTCATTTCCAACCCTTaattctcaatctctctctctcctctccccaaaccctaaacccaagcTCCCCTCCCTCCGCCTACGTTCCTCTCTCTCCGACGACACCCCCGCCGATGGCGACCGCCCCACCAATATCACCGACGAGTGGGGCGAGAAGACCGACCCCGAGCCGGAGCCGCTGTCCAAAATCTCCGAATCGGACCCTCCGCAGAACGAGGACGAGTGGGGAGGCGGAGGAGATGAGGTTGTAGAAGTTGGGAATGGAAGTGCAGCCAAATCTGAGGTTGTGATTGAGGAGAAGGTGGACACTAAGCTTACTGAGCTCAAGAGGGGTTTGGTAGACACGGTTTATGGGACTGAATTCGGGTTTCGGGCTGGGTCTGAGGTGAGAGCGGAGGTTATGGAGTTCGTAAGCCAGTTGGAGGCGGCAAATCCCAACCCGGCTCCGACGGAGAATCTGGGCCTCCTTGATGGCAACTGGGTTTTGCT GTACACTGCATCTTCCGAGCTGTTGCCACTTCTGGCAACAGGTAGTACACCTTTTTTGAAGGTAAATAAAATAACCCAAGCGATCAACACAAGCAGCTTGACTATTTTGAACTCCACCACGTTGTCCAACCCTTTCGCTAGTTTCTCATTCAGTGCATCTGCTAGTTTTGAAGTTAGAAGTCCTTTAAGAATCCAG GTTGAATTCAAGGAAGGCAGCTTTCAGCCTCCAGAGATTAAATCAAGCATTGATCTCCCGCAAGAAGTGGATGTATTTGGGCAGAAAGTCAATTTATCGCCCGTCCAGCAAACTCTCAGTCCTTTGCAGGACGCCGTTGCAGGTATCTCTAGGACTATTTCTGGTCAGCCACCGCTTAAGGTTTCCATTCCAGGTGAGCGGACGAAGTCTTGGCTTGTTATTACATACCTTGATGAGGATCTCCGGATCTCAAGGGGGGATGGTGGTCTTTTTGTGCTTGCTAGAGAAGGGAGCGTGCTTTTATATCAGTAA